The Alkalihalobacillus sp. TS-13 genomic interval AGCAACCGTAAAGTACATATGCTTGTCAGGTAACTGCAGGGTTGCTTATATTCAAGGAGGTAAAACATGGATTACATTTCACCGAAAGAAGCGGTGTTAAAGGTGAAACGGTGGCCTAAAGATACCATAGCGGCGGGTCGTCGTCATACCGTTGGGCTTAAATCTGACGGTACGGTGTCAGCTTTGGGTGATAATAAATATGGTCAATGTGATGTAAGCGGCTGGCGCGATATTGTGGCGATCGTGGCTGGTAATGTTCATATGGCGACGAACACGGGTAATGCTCATACAATCGGTCTTAAATCTGACAATACTGTGGTGGCTGTGGGTTGGAATAAGCATGACCAATGCGATGTAAACGACTGGCGCGATATTGTAGCGGTTGCGGCGGGTTGGCGTCGTACCATTGGGCTTAAATCGGATGGCACGGTGGTAGCAGTGGGCCGAAATAATGAAGGTGAATGCAATGTAAGCGGCTGGCATGATATTGTGGCGGTCGCGGCGGGTGACTGGCATACCATCGGTCTTAAATTGGACGGCACGGTGACGGCTGTGGGTAATAATCGGTATCGCCAATGCAATGTAAGCGGCTGGTGCGATATTGTGGCAGTCGCGGCGGGTTATCTTCATACAATCGGTCTTAAATCTGACGGAACGGTGACGGCTGTGGGTTTGAATGAACATGACCAATGCGATGTAAGCGGCTGGCGCGGTATTGTGGCAATTGCGGTGGGTAGTAATCATACAATCGGCCTTAAATCTGACGGTACTGTGTCAGCCGTAGGTTGGAATGAGTATGGCCAATGTAATGTAAGTGATTGGCGCGATATTGTGGCGATTACGGCGGGTTGTGCCCATACCGTCGGGCTTAAATCGGACGGCACGGTGGTTGCTGTGGGTGATAATGAATATGGCCAATGCGATGTAAGCGGCTGGCGCGGCATCCAACTGCCCGGCAATTAGTTTTTAATAACAACAAGTCAGAGAATCACTGAACGAGTTAATGAGCATTGCTTCAGAAATAAGGCTATTCCATTAAAGGGCGCAATTCAAGAATATTGGATAACGCCCTTTGTTCCGTTAAAGGGGGCAAATATGGAATAAGAGTTGTGTTTTTATTACATAGACATTTTGCTGAGTAAAAGAAGGAAATATAAAATGAAAATTGAAGAGTTTGATTATTAAAGAATAATAGCATTGTCCCCTATGTGACAAAAGATGAAGGAAAGTTCAAAAATAGAAGATGGCCATTTTTTGTGGGGGAATTTTTATTATTACAGGGGTAATTATTCAAACACAAATAACTTCCATTAGGTGATGCAATACTTGGGAACACGTAAGAAATATCAAGAATTATATAAGTAATCAGGTGATATTATGAGAGTAGAAAGACTAGTATCCATTATCTATAAACTATTGAATAATGAGATTCTTTCCGCTTCTGCATTGGCGGAAAAATACGATGTCTCTCAAAGAACGATCTATCGTGATATTGACGCCATATGTGCAGCAGGGATTCCCGTTGTATCATACCAAGGCGTTAATGGTGGGTATGGAATAATGGATGGATACAAGCTGGACAAAAGTTTGCTCGGTTCTTATGACGTTGGTTCACTTATCTCCATCCTTTACAGCATGTCTACTGTTTTTGAAGATGATCGTGCCTTGGAAACCATAGAACGGCTTAAATCGATAGATTCTGAAGCAGGCCAAAGATTATCCGTGGATATTGGTGGCAATGGGTCTAAGCCAGAATCATTACGGATACTGCTTAAAGCAATAACAAATCGCCAGGTTGTACGTTTCAACTATGTTAATGCTAAAAATGAAAAAACGAATCGAATAGTAGAGCCTGTCCGATTGTTGTATAAGCATAGCTCCTGGTATCTTTATGGATTCTGTAGGAAACCGATGGATTATCGGAATTTTAAAATCTCTAGAATGGACCATTTACAGGTTAGTAGCGAATATTTCCGACAAAAACACGATGTAGAAGAGAATAGGATGCCTGGGTCTACATACTACAGCGTGGAACATGAGGATGTAGAAACAATTGAATTACATGTTTCTTCCGATGCCCTTGCTTCAGCAATGGATCGATTTCCCCTTGCCATCAAAACCTTTCATAATGATGGTTCGTTAACGATAAGCTTTCATGTTTATAAACCAAATGAAGCAAATTGGCTTTGGTCTGCGTTACTGAGCTTCGGAAGCAATATTGAAGTCATGAAACCGGTTGAGCTTCGAAAGAAAATGAAAAAAGAAATTAAAAAAATCATAAAACTTTATTCTGAAGTATGACATTCTGTTGTCATACTTTTCTTTTTATAATGACCTTAAAGAAAGTTAAAAAAGACAAAAGGAGTCGTTGACCATGACAAATCCAGTAGAAATGTATCATTATCATTCTTGGGCTAATCAGGTGATTTTCAATCGTTTAAAGGAGTTTCCAGAAGAGATTTTTTATCAGGAGGTGCAAGGTACATTCCCTTCTATTTCGAAGGTGCTAGCACATATTTATACCACAGATCGTGGCTGGCTGGAAATCCTTTCGGGTATAGATATGAGTGTCTCGATGGAAAAATCAGGTGAGGTAGAAGAGGAAGCATCATCAAGGACTCTTGAGGAATTAGAAAAAATGTTTATCGAACTCTCCCAACGTTATAAGAGTTTCCTGGAAATGGAGATGTATCTGGATCGGAAAATCGTATTGGATAATCCTTATGCCGGAGTTCGTGATACGAAAGTATCCGAGATCGTCCTTCATGTTGTTAATCATGGGACTTATCACCGGGGCAACGTATCCTCCATGTTGCATCAGATGGGCTATTCGTTGACGATGAATGATTACGCATTGTTTTGGTATCAAGTGAAATCTTCAAATAGCAGTAATGGAAAGAAGGAAGCAAATAAAAATGGGTAAATCAAACAATATGCAAACGATACCTGATGGCTATACGACAGTGACACCCTGGTTATCACAAAGGATACAGCTCGATTAATTGATTTTATCAAAAATGCTTTCAATGGGTGTGACGACTTTCGAATATATAATGAAGACGGCTCGATCTGACATGCGGAAATCCGGATTGGTTTGAATCGGTAGTGATGATACTTATGAGCAAGCATTAGAGGCTGGATCCACCTCAATAACCGAGATGACAAAGAACAAATGTGCAACCAAAGTTGATATGCAATATATGCTTTTGATAAACAACAATTAGTGAGTATGGAACGTGTGATATCGGATGGTGTGGTAATTATCTGCGGAGTCGATGTGCTGCCAAAATATCAATCCAAAGGTATCGGCAAAGAAATGTTTACCGAATCATTCAACATTGTGAACAAAATCGAGTTATTCCCCAACTTATGTGTGAAGAAAATTTGGAGTCCTATTATGATCTTTAGGCTTTAAAAAATTTTCAATTGGAATAAATGCTAACGCTACATTTTTCCACTATCATAGGCTTTAATTTTAGTAATAATTAACTGAAATCGATCTTCAGCAATCGGGAGTAAAGGTAGCATCCATCAATTCTGGGGCCATTTGTCCAATAAATGGAATGGAACGACTATCATCAAAAGTTGATAGTCGTTCCGTATGATTTGCATAGTTCCTTTCTTTCTCTTAACTCCTTGTACAGTTTTACCTTAGATACACCCGTCCTTTCGGTTACTTGTTTTAAGGTGTATTTTTTCATTTCATAAAGATCTATTGCACCGATCGACGTTTCCTCTTGGTGTACACCATATTGAACAGTTGTTTGATTTGGAAGATCTATGGCAAGGCATTCATGATATCCTCTCGCTAGAAACCCGGTTAAACGGGAACTTACTACCTAACTTTTAGGCATTTTTATTGGATAATAGTTTAGTTACTAACTTAGCTTGATGGGTATGGGGTATGCCCACTTTTATTAGAAAATGTGCAATTTCTCTTGCAAAATTTATGAAGATGGAATAAAGTATAATTAAATGACAGTCAGTACTGACATAACACAGAAAGGATATTAGTCTGAGCAACAGTGGCCATTGCGACTCATAATGCAAAATTTCGGCATTTTTATGAATAACCTGGATCATGATATGAATTTTCCAAATGTTTCACTCGAAAGGCTATAACTGAAAGTACTCATTTATTCACCAGGGCTTAAATCCTTAATCATATTCAAATAAAATATCAGTCATTACTAACCGTCATTTAAATTTATAAAAAATGTTCTTTATTTAAGGAGGTTATTTGAATGAATAATAAACAAGTAGTGTGGATTAACGTATTTACTGCCAAACCAGGTAAACTGGATGAATTGGTCACTATCCAATCTGAAGAATTAGTAAACTTTAAAAGCGAAGATGTACCTGGCTGGATTAGTAGTCGTTGGCATTGTTCAGTCGATAATAACAAGGCAATTATGGTGACTACATGGGAGAGTATTGAATTTCATAAAAGTTGGTTAGAAAAAGCTGACTTTGCAGAACACCTAAATAAGATTCAACATCTGATTGAAGGAACAGAAGGCGGGTACTACACAGTGGTAGAAAATATTGAAAACTCATAAACTCTTAAATTATACCTTTGATTTAACCAGTGGTTTCCTTCTAGCAAACTACACTAACCATTAAGCAAATTGATTAGCTCTAAAAATGAAATGTATAAAGGAGAAAAGTTTTATGTCAGGAGAAAAAGTAGCATTTATTACAGGTGCCGGACGCGGAATTGGTGCAGCTACAGCGAAAGAGTTAGCAAGCATGGGTATAAAAGTTGCAATTAACTACTTATCTGACCATAAAAGTGCAGACCAAGTAGTAAATGAAATTCGATCGGATGGAGGAGATGCTATCAAAATTCAGGGAGATGTTTGCAGTGCAGAACAAGTAACCATTATGACAAATCAGATCCTTGAACAGTGGGGACGAATTGATATTTTAGTTAGTAATGCCAACATCCCTTTTGTTATAAAGCCTTTTCTTACTATTTCATGGTCTGAATTTTCACAGAAACTAAATGATGAAATCAAAGCTGCTTATCATCTATCGCAGGCAATTTTACCGGTAATGAAAGAAAATAGTTATGGACGGATCGTCTATATAGGAAGTGCAGCTGCGAAAATTCCAGAAAAAAACTTTATTGCTCATGGAACAGCAAAAGCAGCACTTGTCCAATTTGCCAAACAGATCGCCAAGGAATTTGGAGAATTCGGAATAACGGCTAATGTGATTTCACCAGGATTAGTAGAAACCGATGCTTCAAGAGAGCAAGTGAAACTACTTAAGTCAGAGTTTACTGCATTGACACCACTGAAAAGGATCGCTCAGCCTGAAGATGTGGCTAAGGCTGTTGCGTTATATGTTTGTGACCGATCTGGATTTATCACTGGTTCATATATACCTGTAGATGGCGGTATGTATATGATTTGACATTTAGCCTCATATCAACTGGGGCACTTTGAGCACTTTATTGCATATAATTTAAACTACCCTAAGAGCAAATCTAATATAAGAGTTGCTCTTTTTTATAGTTTGATATAAAACAGCTTGTAATTAGGGCCATATAAATGAATAACGTTTTTATAACGAACTGGTTATTTAAGTTAAAATAAATATAAGATGTATTTAAGCTAATGACGTAGATGTGAAAGAGTAAAGACTAATGAGGGAGAAAGGAGATTGAAATGGGGAATCTACAAACTGGATATGGGCTAGACGGGGAAGGGTACATTATGACTGACGTCGCTATAGATAAGATTGACAATGCCTACCTTCCGTGCATAAGAGAGTCTGTCGAGAAGCTAGTAAGGTTATTTCCACATCTATTGCACAGTGTCTATGTATATGGAAGCGTTGCAAGAGGTGAAGCTGTGGCGGTTAAGTCAGATCTAGACCTTTTAGTTATGTTCGATGATAAGCTGTGTGCAGAAGAGTTGGCGGAGTTAAAGACAGTTACGAAAGCATTGTCTCGAAAGTATCACTCTTTGGTTCGCGATGTTGGCATTGCTGTTGCAAATTACGACTATGTTGTTGATCCGGCGAATTACTACGAACAGGCATTTCTTAAGGAACTCTGTGTTTGTGTTCACGGAGAGGATCTTCGAGAACGATTCGGCCCTTACAAACTCACATCAGAGATAGCGATAAGTTTTAATGGAGATATTCGTGAAGTTCTTGATAGGACAATAATCCGGTTAGAGGCAGCTACCATAGATGAGTTTAAAACACTTTTACAAAACTTGGCTCGTAAGCTCATTCGTACATACTATTCAATGGTGATGGTACGAGCTCAGATATGGTCAACACGACTTCACGAGCAGTCTGATGTTTTTATCCAGTACTTTCCTCATAAGGAACCTATTATTCGCACTTTGCAGAAATGGATAGAGGAGCCGCCCCTCAATCTAGAACTAGTACTAGATCTCTTTCAGAGCGAGGGCAAGTGGGTTACTGCGAACTTCGAACGTGAAGCCCGTATCACTTCTTGAACATTATGGTGCTTTAGTTCAAGAAGCTATTGGCAGTAATCATTATCCTGATTTTCCTTAATAGGCATTCAAGAGTATTTAATTGTTCAAAATAAGGGGGCGATTGCCGCATAAAGAATCGCCTTAATGAAATAGATGTGGAAGAATAGCAAATTTGTTGGGTTTATTTTAGCCTGTGACTTGCTGTGTTAAAATATGGTAAACGGTAAGTCGAGGAGAGGGGGGGCATGATTAAAAGGCAGATATTAGTTGTGACACTTATCGTAATGCTTGCAGGATGCAATAAGGAACTATCGTATTCTTATATAAAGATTGCTACTGTACATAAAGGGATTCAGAGTTTTATTGATCAAGTAGAAGATCAGAATGGCCTATACGTATACTTTGATAAAAAGAAAGCTGTCTATGTTTTTTTGAATGGAAAAAATGTCGTCCAAGGTGAAAAAGCTACCTATTTTGAACGTTTTTATGCGGAAGGTGATGGAGAGACGCTGAACATTTATTTTGATGAAAAAAGCACTGAGGATTACGCCAATCAATCAGTGGACTACCAGTTGTTATATAAAGTGAATTTAGATAAGGACTATGAATATATAAAGGCTTTCAGAAATGGTAAACATGTTCCGATAGACGTGGCATCTGGGAATTAATCCATACTGTTCCACAGTCTCACGATTCTTTTGCAGTAATGGAGGATCAGGTACCCGACAGCAAGGATCAAGAAGAAGATTGCAGCATAAGCAATTACTGGGGACGCAACTACAAATGAATCTGGAAATCTTTCAATAAGATACGATATCGAAAAACCAATAAGCATGAATATGGAAAGAAACCTCATGAACATAACCAATATGTAACCCCTCCTAAAAAATGGTACTGCTTCTAGTATAGCACTATGATCAGGAGGGGTTCTACATTAATTTACCTGTTCCACATATTCTTGAAACCGTTCTTTGATTTGGTTCCATTCTTTGTTTTCGAGGTTTTTATCAGTGATCAGGTTACGATCGATTCGGATCACTTCTGCTCCGGCTTTCATATAATCTGCAACATTTTCATCACTTGAACACATGAGCGAGATATCTTCAAACGGTTCCAATACGGATGCAATGAATTCTGGTCCAAGGGCGGAGGCTGGAAAGATGTTGACCATTGATGCTCCTTGGATCGTTGCATGGACCATTTCAGTAGGTGTGAAAACCCCTGGGATGAATAACGTGTGACGGTTATTCGCAAAATGAAGAACTTCTTTTACCATGATTGGCGAGACAAGGAAATCAGCTTTCACCTTGATGGCATCTTCCGCATCATCAATTGAGAATACGGTACCTGCCCCAACCAACAGATCAGGGAATTCCTTCTTGAGCTTTTTGATTTTTGCTATGCCGTTCGGCTCATCCAGCGTGATTTCAACTGCCTTGGCACCACCATCTACAAGGGCTTGCACGATGTCTGTTAGATCATCATCGGGCATGTTTCGCATAACGGGGATGACCTTTGCCTCTTTAAGTTCATTCAACATCAGAACCACCTCGATTGAAAGATTTATATATGTATGTGAAAAACCTTTTCACGGACATGCCTATCAAGGCAGATGGGAAAAGGGTATTTTTGGATGCCTATTGTAGCTTTTCCCGACTTAAAAGGAAGTTAAAACCACATCAGCGTTTTTCTGAGCGGAATACATCCAAAGTTGTACGTCAGTTTCAATCTTTTGCTCGTTTCTTGGGTTTGTTTGCTTGATTAGGATAAAGGTAAGAAGTGAAATAAAAGGAGAGAACAAAAATGAAAAAATACATTTATACAACATGTGGCGTCCAATATCCGGAAAGTGAGCGTGCGCCTGAAAGTTGTTCGATATGCCAGGATGAGCGGCAGTACGTCAATCAGAATGGGCAGGAATGGACGACGCTCCAATCGGTGGTCGAGAGCGGAGACTATCGGAATGAAATCAAACTGGAAGAGGAAAACCTGTACAGCATCACCACCACACCGAGTTTCGGAATCGGACAGACGGCTTATCTGGTTCGTCAAAACGGCTTCAACATTTTGTGGGACTGCATCACATATTTGGACCAAGAGACGATCGAGGCGATTGAAAAACTAGGAGGAATCGACGCGATCGCCTTGTCGCACCCTCATTATTATTCAACGCAGGCAGATTGGGCGGAAATCTTTGACGCTCCGATCTATATCCATGAAGACGATCAGCAATGGGTGATGGAGCCGAGTATGCGGATTGAATTTTGGAGAGGCGAAGAGCTGCTGCTTGAAGCTGGGATTACTCTCCATCGTCTTGGCGGTCATTTTAAAGGAGGAGCGGTTCTGCATTGGCCGGGTGGGAACAGTGGGAAAGGGATCCTGTTGACCGGGGACATCATCCAGGTGGTTGCGGACCAGAACTGGGTCAGCTTCATGTATAGTTATCCAAACCAGATCCCGCTGCCAGCAAGGAAAGTGGAAGAAATCGCCGAAAAAGTGTATCACTTGACCTTTGACCGGATCTACAGTGCCTTCCTTAAAATCGTGAGGACTGAAGCGAACGAAGCGGTGCAGCGATCGGCACGACGCTATGTGGATGCGATTGAAGGAAAGCTGTTCAATACGTGAAGGTGCACAAACGCAGTGTTTTTACGTATTGTAGATAAATTCTTATTTTCGTAGATAATTTCATATTTTTTGCATTTCGGAGCTATGTTTGTAGATAACGTGCGGATATAACGATCCTAGACCCCAAATCACATGATTTCTGCACCCGAAACAAACAATAAATGAAAAAACTATCCCATTCTTTCTTTAAACAGGGATAGTTTTTACTATTTTGCACTTATTTTTATGGAAATTCCTGACCTCAACACTCTCGATGATATGGAAGGCTGTTTGCTGATTCTACTTTGTTGAAGGATTCTGTAAGGGAATATGGAAATTCTATATTATTCCATTAAAAAGGGATTGGTTCAGGAGGAATCATCTCTTAGAGAGGAAGGTCAAATGGATAAAACAATGTTCTATTTCTGGGTAGTTGTGATAGCTGTTATTTCGTTTTTTACCGGGGAAATTGCAACCTTCATGATGTTATTTTTAATTTTAATTACGTTGAGAGAAATGCATCAAACACTGCTTTCTTTTTATCATGATTGGAAAAGCAAGTACAGCGCCTTTGTGGAGAACCTCACACCTTTTCGAGCTTACAAGAAACACTAAATGGGAGCAAGTGATTCAACACATGAAGAATTAAGAAACTATTAATATTTGGTATAGATGCATTTAAGAACTGAGCGATATCCTGTGGATAGTAACAATACATTATTCACAGGAGGGGTTTACATGCACCATTTCGGTTTCTTCCCTTGGTTTGTATTTCCAATCTTTTTCATACTCATCGCCATCTTTGTTACTAATCTCATTTTATTACGAAAAAATGGGCAATGGTATCGAAGCGGATCATACAATGCGATGGAAATGCTTGAAAAAAGGTATGTCAGTGGCGAAATCGACGAGACCGAGTTCAAAAGAATCAAAGAAAACTTAAAATGAAACAGAGACACCGCCCGATTCGAGCGGTGTTTCTGTATGATGCAACCAGCAAACTGATAGAATATGAATGGGGTAGGTGGAAGGAGGCTTAGAAGTATGTCGATACGAAAAAAGTTGATCATGTCGAATATAGCGATGATTGTAATTCCGGTAATTTTATTTGTAGTGGCCGTTTTACTGATCATATCACTTATTTTCGGTGGATTTACTGAATTTTGGGGAAATGGAAATAGTTCTGGATCGGATGCTGTGGAGCAGGAATTTACTGAGTTAAAGAAGATCGCATCTATGTCACCACATCAGCTGGGAGGCGGAACCTACCTCAATGAATCTGCTCATGAATTGGAAAACGCTGAAACTTCATTGATTGTTAGAAAAGCGGGGGAAATCATCTATCAATCCAAAAACTCGGACAAGATATCATCCAACGATCTTCCTGCTTATGGCAATGATCGGTTTCAACGTCCTGTACAATGGATTGATGGCCGTCCAATTTTACTTCGGTCCTATGACTTTTATTTTGATGATGGAGCAGAAGGAACGGTTTTCCTTTTACAAAATGCTGACTCTATGAACCATTTCG includes:
- a CDS encoding nucleotidyltransferase family protein, producing the protein MGNLQTGYGLDGEGYIMTDVAIDKIDNAYLPCIRESVEKLVRLFPHLLHSVYVYGSVARGEAVAVKSDLDLLVMFDDKLCAEELAELKTVTKALSRKYHSLVRDVGIAVANYDYVVDPANYYEQAFLKELCVCVHGEDLRERFGPYKLTSEIAISFNGDIREVLDRTIIRLEAATIDEFKTLLQNLARKLIRTYYSMVMVRAQIWSTRLHEQSDVFIQYFPHKEPIIRTLQKWIEEPPLNLELVLDLFQSEGKWVTANFEREARITS
- a CDS encoding MBL fold metallo-hydrolase: MKKYIYTTCGVQYPESERAPESCSICQDERQYVNQNGQEWTTLQSVVESGDYRNEIKLEEENLYSITTTPSFGIGQTAYLVRQNGFNILWDCITYLDQETIEAIEKLGGIDAIALSHPHYYSTQADWAEIFDAPIYIHEDDQQWVMEPSMRIEFWRGEELLLEAGITLHRLGGHFKGGAVLHWPGGNSGKGILLTGDIIQVVADQNWVSFMYSYPNQIPLPARKVEEIAEKVYHLTFDRIYSAFLKIVRTEANEAVQRSARRYVDAIEGKLFNT
- a CDS encoding DinB family protein encodes the protein MTNPVEMYHYHSWANQVIFNRLKEFPEEIFYQEVQGTFPSISKVLAHIYTTDRGWLEILSGIDMSVSMEKSGEVEEEASSRTLEELEKMFIELSQRYKSFLEMEMYLDRKIVLDNPYAGVRDTKVSEIVLHVVNHGTYHRGNVSSMLHQMGYSLTMNDYALFWYQVKSSNSSNGKKEANKNG
- a CDS encoding bifunctional 4-hydroxy-2-oxoglutarate aldolase/2-dehydro-3-deoxy-phosphogluconate aldolase, whose amino-acid sequence is MNELKEAKVIPVMRNMPDDDLTDIVQALVDGGAKAVEITLDEPNGIAKIKKLKKEFPDLLVGAGTVFSIDDAEDAIKVKADFLVSPIMVKEVLHFANNRHTLFIPGVFTPTEMVHATIQGASMVNIFPASALGPEFIASVLEPFEDISLMCSSDENVADYMKAGAEVIRIDRNLITDKNLENKEWNQIKERFQEYVEQVN
- a CDS encoding SDR family oxidoreductase, which translates into the protein MSGEKVAFITGAGRGIGAATAKELASMGIKVAINYLSDHKSADQVVNEIRSDGGDAIKIQGDVCSAEQVTIMTNQILEQWGRIDILVSNANIPFVIKPFLTISWSEFSQKLNDEIKAAYHLSQAILPVMKENSYGRIVYIGSAAAKIPEKNFIAHGTAKAALVQFAKQIAKEFGEFGITANVISPGLVETDASREQVKLLKSEFTALTPLKRIAQPEDVAKAVALYVCDRSGFITGSYIPVDGGMYMI
- a CDS encoding putative quinol monooxygenase, whose protein sequence is MNNKQVVWINVFTAKPGKLDELVTIQSEELVNFKSEDVPGWISSRWHCSVDNNKAIMVTTWESIEFHKSWLEKADFAEHLNKIQHLIEGTEGGYYTVVENIENS
- a CDS encoding SHOCT domain-containing protein, which gives rise to MHHFGFFPWFVFPIFFILIAIFVTNLILLRKNGQWYRSGSYNAMEMLEKRYVSGEIDETEFKRIKENLK
- a CDS encoding YafY family protein produces the protein MRVERLVSIIYKLLNNEILSASALAEKYDVSQRTIYRDIDAICAAGIPVVSYQGVNGGYGIMDGYKLDKSLLGSYDVGSLISILYSMSTVFEDDRALETIERLKSIDSEAGQRLSVDIGGNGSKPESLRILLKAITNRQVVRFNYVNAKNEKTNRIVEPVRLLYKHSSWYLYGFCRKPMDYRNFKISRMDHLQVSSEYFRQKHDVEENRMPGSTYYSVEHEDVETIELHVSSDALASAMDRFPLAIKTFHNDGSLTISFHVYKPNEANWLWSALLSFGSNIEVMKPVELRKKMKKEIKKIIKLYSEV
- a CDS encoding chromosome condensation regulator, which encodes MDYISPKEAVLKVKRWPKDTIAAGRRHTVGLKSDGTVSALGDNKYGQCDVSGWRDIVAIVAGNVHMATNTGNAHTIGLKSDNTVVAVGWNKHDQCDVNDWRDIVAVAAGWRRTIGLKSDGTVVAVGRNNEGECNVSGWHDIVAVAAGDWHTIGLKLDGTVTAVGNNRYRQCNVSGWCDIVAVAAGYLHTIGLKSDGTVTAVGLNEHDQCDVSGWRGIVAIAVGSNHTIGLKSDGTVSAVGWNEYGQCNVSDWRDIVAITAGCAHTVGLKSDGTVVAVGDNEYGQCDVSGWRGIQLPGN